The proteins below are encoded in one region of Juglans microcarpa x Juglans regia isolate MS1-56 chromosome 4D, Jm3101_v1.0, whole genome shotgun sequence:
- the LOC121259454 gene encoding RNA demethylase ALKBH10B — translation MQIEAGPPSPTDRAVPPPVAPPTMIPIQNPMMISDEFARDAILAWYRGEFAAANAMIDALCAHLAQLGGARSEYDAVFAAIHRRRLNWIPVLQMQKYHSIADVAVELRRVGEKKKMEMMNKEDAEAETKNSAELKVAKFDEKVTESDANGEGEVGEEHDSSPESDITDSGSQEVQPAELNMNMICSNHLDCEARPGQIKLTKGFSAKEPVKGHMVNVVKGLKLYEDVFTDTELCKLNDFVYELQAAGQSGELSGETFILFNKQIKGNKRELIQFGIPIFGQIKEDAASNNQTGNIEPIPALLQGVIDHLLQWQLIPEYKKPNGCIINFFEEGEYTQPFLKPPHLDQPISTLLLSESTMAFGRTLVSDNEGNYKGPLILSPKQGSLLVMRGNSADMARHVMCPSPNKRVSITLFRVRPESNQFQSPTSPPMTAGAMTLWQPGVPSPYAVPNGALNGYEAMDPMSGWGVVRGPVVMLAPVRPMVLSPQGLPQGGTGVFLPWTMGSHRKHAKHLPPRAQKGRLLALPSPVETHVVESTSEAGIIV, via the exons ATGCAAATCGAGGCTGGGCCACCGTCCCCGACTGATCGAGCTGTTCCGCCTCCGGTGGCTCCACCCACGATGATCCCGATACAGAACCCGATGATGATATCGGATGAGTTCGCCAGGGACGCCATTCTCGCCTGGTACCGTGGCGAGTTCGCTGCGGCGAACGCGATGATAGACGCTCTGTGCGCGCATCTGGCCCAGCTCGGTGGAGCGAGGTCCGAGTACGACGCCGTCTTCGCTGCCATACACCGCCGGAGGCTCAACTGGATCCCAGTGCTCCAGATGCAGAAGTACCACTCCATCGCCGACGTGGCGGTGGAGCTGCGGCGTGTcggggagaagaagaagatggagatgatgaataaGGAGGACGCCGAGGCCGAGACGAAGAATAGCGCGGAGTTGAAGGTGGCGAAATTCGACGAGAAAGTGACGGAAAGTGACGCAAATGGCGAAGGTGAGGTTGGTGAAGAGCACGATTCATCACCGGAGAGTGATATCACTGATTCAG GGTCTCAAGAAGTGCAGCCTGCTgaattaaacatgaacatgataTGTTCTAATCATCTAGACTGCGAAGCACGGCCCGGCCAGATCAAGTTGACAAAAGGTTTCTCTGCCAAGGAGCCAGTGAAAGGGCACATG GTGAATGTTGTGAAAGGGTTAAAGTTATATGAAGACGTATTCACTGATACAGAGCTCTGTAAGTTGAATGATTTTGTTTATGAACTCCAGGCAGCTGGGCAGAGTGGAGAGCTCTCAG GTGAGacctttattttattcaataaacaGATAAAGGGAAACAAGAGAGAGCTGATTCAGTTTGGAATTCCAATTTTTGGACAAATAAAAGAGGATGCTGCAAGTAACAATCAAACTG GCAATATAGAGCCAATTCCAGCTCTTCTCCAAGGTGTCATCGATCACCTTTTGCAGTGGCAACTGATTCCAGagtataaaaaaccaaatgGTTGCATCATTAACTTCTTTGAGGAG GGGGAATATACACAGCCATTCCTGAAACCACCCCACTTGGACCAACCTATCTCCACACTTCTCCTTTCTGAATCAACAATGGCTTTTGGGCGTACTCTTGTGAGTGATAACGAAGGGAACTACAAAGGGCCACTTATTCTCTCTCCGAAGCAAGG CTCTCTTCTAGTCATGAGGGGAAACAGTGCTGACATGGCCAGACACGTCATGTGTCCATCTCCTAACAAAAGGGTCAGCATCACACTCTTCAGAGTCCGGCCAGAGTCCAACCAATTCCAGTCCCCAACGAGTCCTCCCATGACGGCAGGTGCCATGACTCTATGGCAACCAGGTGTTCCAAGCCCATATGCAGTGCCAAATGGAGCACTCAATGGCTACGAGGCAATGGACCCAATGTCTGGATGGGGAGTTGTGCGTGGTCCGGTGGTCATGTTGGCCCCAGTGCGCCCTATGGTGTTGAGCCCCCAAGGACTTCCTCAAGGTGGCACTGGAGTTTTCTTGCCCTGGACCATGGGATCCCATAGAAAACACGCAAAGCATCTCCCTCCACGCGCCCAGAAAGGACGGCTTCTGGCCTTACCTTCCCCAGTCGAAACGCATGTGGTGGAGTCCACTTCCGAAGCAGGCATCATTGTTTGA
- the LOC121259456 gene encoding probable galacturonosyltransferase-like 4, with the protein MAFRNPSLSSLLIGLLSLLLPLQYSTTTAAVGIRLGVIRKPSPDVPIFREAPAFRNGDACGSDKIHISMTLDSNYLRGTMAAVLSILQHSTCPENLEFHFLWARFEPDVFSSIKSTFPYLNFNAYHFDSHRVRGKISKSIRQALDQPLNYARIYLGDIIPAEVKRLIYLDSDLVVVDDVAKLWDVELENKVLAAPEYCHANFTKYFTGVFWSDPTMAETFKGRRPCYFNTGVMVVDVEKWREGSYTSKMEEWMVVQKQKRIYHLGSLPPFLLVLAGDIKGVDHRWNQHGLGGDNLEGKCRSLHPGPVSLLHWSGKGKPWLRLDSRKPCIVDHLWAPYDLYRSSTHSLEEY; encoded by the coding sequence ATGGCCTTTAGGaatccttctctctcttcacTACTAATAGGCCTCCTGTccctccttctccctctccaaTACTCTACCACCACTGCCGCCGTTGGTATCCGTCTTGGTGTTATCCGAAAGCCGTCCCCTGATGTCCCTATCTTCCGGGAAGCCCCCGCCTTCCGGAATGGAGACGCCTGTGGCTCTGATAAAATCCACATTTCCATGACATTAGATTCTAACTACCTCAGGGGCACCATGGCCGCCGTGCTTTCCATTTTGCAGCACTCAACGTGCCCGGAAAACCTCGAATTCCACTTCCTATGGGCACGCTTCGAGCCCGATGTCTTCTCCAGCATCAAGTCCACCTTCCCTTACCTCAACTTCAATGCATACCACTTCGACTCCCACCGGGTACGTGgaaaaatatccaaatcaatACGCCAAGCACTAGACCAACCCTTGAACTACGCACGCATATATCTTGGGGACATTATCCCTGCTGAGGTGAAACGCCTTATTTATCTAGACTCCGATCTCGTGGTTGTAGATGACGTCGCAAAGCTCTGGGATGTGGAGTTGGAAAACAAGGTTTTGGCTGCACCAGAATATTGCCATGCAAATTTCACAAAGTACTTCACGGGCGTGTTTTGGTCTGACCCAACAATGGCTGAGACTTTTAAGGGTCGAAGACCTTGTTATTTCAACACGGGAGTGATGGTGGTGGACGtggaaaaatggagggaaggAAGTTATACTTCGAAGATGGAGGAATGGATGGTAGTGCAGAAACAGAAGAGGATTTACCACCTGGGATCTTTGCCGCCATTTTTGTTAGTTTTGGCTGGAGATATTAAGGGTGTGGATCATAGGTGGAACCAGCACGGGCTTGGCGGAGACAATCTTGAAGGGAAATGCAGGAGCTTGCATCCGGGGCCTGTTAGTCTGCTTCATTGGAGTGGTAAAGGGAAGCCATGGCTAAGGTTGGATTCAAGGAAGCCATGCATTGTGGATCATCTTTGGGCCCCATATGATCTCTACCGTTCATCGACTCACTCTTTGGAAGAATATtga